In Pseudomonas sp. MM213, a genomic segment contains:
- a CDS encoding HPr family phosphocarrier protein — translation MPALEIEIINKLGLHARASAKFVGVAGEFKDCTIRVGRTPESTVDGKSIMAMMMLAAGKGTKIYISTEGEDEQRALDALTDLINRYFDEGE, via the coding sequence ATGCCTGCTCTGGAAATCGAAATCATCAACAAGCTGGGTCTGCATGCCCGTGCTTCCGCCAAATTCGTTGGTGTCGCCGGCGAGTTCAAAGACTGCACGATCAGAGTCGGACGAACGCCGGAATCAACGGTCGACGGCAAAAGCATCATGGCAATGATGATGCTCGCTGCAGGCAAAGGCACCAAAATCTATATCAGCACCGAAGGCGAAGACGAGCAAAGAGCGCTGGATGCGCTGACAGACTTGATCAACCGTTACTTCGACGAAGGCGAATAA
- the rapZ gene encoding RNase adapter RapZ has protein sequence MRLIIVSGRSGSGKSTALDVLEDNGYYCIDNLPAGLLPELAERALIHTELAQPLVAVSIDARNLPSHLSRFPELLEEVRSRHIQCDVLYLDADEETLLKRFSETRRRHPLSSANRSLAEAINDETSLLGPIADLADLKVITTNLNLYQLRDTIKLRLLNQPEPGTAFLVESFGFKRGMPVDADLVFDVRCLPNPYWKPELRDQSGLDEPVATYLAAQPDVEEMFQDISTYLLKWLPRFAASNRAYVTIAIGCTGGHHRSVYLTERLGQALQKTLKNVQVRHRDLS, from the coding sequence ATGCGCTTGATCATCGTCAGTGGCCGTTCCGGCTCAGGTAAAAGCACCGCGCTCGATGTTCTCGAGGACAACGGCTATTACTGCATCGACAACCTGCCCGCCGGATTGTTGCCGGAACTGGCTGAACGCGCGCTGATCCACACCGAACTGGCGCAACCGCTGGTTGCCGTCTCTATTGATGCGCGCAACCTGCCGAGCCACCTGAGCCGGTTTCCGGAACTGCTCGAAGAAGTTCGCAGCCGGCATATCCAGTGCGACGTCCTGTACCTGGACGCCGACGAAGAAACCTTGCTGAAACGTTTTTCGGAAACTCGCCGTCGTCACCCGCTGAGCAGCGCCAATCGCTCGCTGGCCGAGGCGATCAACGACGAAACCAGCCTGCTCGGGCCGATTGCCGACCTCGCCGATCTCAAGGTCATCACCACCAACCTGAACCTGTATCAGCTGCGCGATACCATCAAGTTGCGCCTGCTGAACCAGCCGGAACCCGGTACTGCGTTTTTGGTGGAGTCGTTCGGATTCAAGCGCGGCATGCCGGTGGACGCCGACCTGGTGTTCGACGTGCGCTGCCTGCCGAACCCCTATTGGAAGCCCGAGCTACGCGATCAGTCCGGGCTTGATGAACCGGTTGCCACGTATCTGGCCGCCCAGCCGGACGTCGAAGAGATGTTCCAGGACATCTCCACGTACCTGCTCAAATGGCTGCCGCGCTTTGCCGCCAGCAACCGCGCTTATGTCACCATTGCCATCGGCTGCACCGGCGGGCATCACCGCTCCGTCTATCTGACCGAACGTCTGGGTCAGGCCCTGCAAAAAACCCTGAAGAACGTCCAGGTCCGCCACCGCGACCTCAGCTAA
- the ptsN gene encoding PTS IIA-like nitrogen regulatory protein PtsN has translation MIRLESILTPGRSLVNVPGGSKKKALEQIANLIAREVPDLEMQDVFEALIAREKLGSTGFGNGIAIPHCRLKGCTSPISALMHLDAPIDFDAIDGAPVDLLFVLLVPEAATDAHLELLRQIASMLDRKEVRDRLRSAPSNEALYQVVLDEQNGH, from the coding sequence ATGATCCGACTTGAAAGCATCCTGACCCCCGGCCGTTCCCTCGTGAACGTGCCGGGCGGCAGCAAAAAGAAAGCCCTCGAGCAAATTGCCAACCTGATCGCCCGGGAAGTGCCGGATCTGGAGATGCAAGATGTCTTCGAGGCGTTGATTGCCCGTGAAAAACTCGGCTCGACCGGTTTTGGCAACGGCATCGCTATCCCTCACTGCCGGCTGAAAGGTTGCACCTCGCCCATCAGTGCCTTGATGCACCTGGACGCCCCCATCGATTTCGACGCCATCGACGGTGCTCCGGTTGACCTGCTGTTCGTCCTGCTGGTCCCCGAAGCCGCTACCGATGCGCACCTTGAATTGCTCCGCCAGATCGCCAGCATGCTCGATCGCAAGGAAGTCCGCGATCGCCTGCGTAGCGCCCCGAGCAATGAAGCCTTGTATCAGGTTGTCCTGGACGAGCAAAACGGGCACTAA
- the hpf gene encoding ribosome hibernation-promoting factor, HPF/YfiA family, translated as MQVNISGHQLEVTEPLRTYIGEKLERLERHFDKITNVQVTMTVEKLKQKIEATLHIPGNEVVANAEHTDMYAAIDALTDKLDKQLKKHKEKTQSLLQGATGR; from the coding sequence ATGCAAGTCAACATCAGTGGACACCAACTGGAAGTGACCGAACCTCTTCGCACCTACATCGGCGAAAAACTCGAACGGTTAGAGAGGCATTTCGACAAGATCACCAACGTGCAGGTCACGATGACGGTCGAAAAGCTGAAGCAGAAAATCGAAGCCACGCTGCATATTCCCGGCAATGAAGTGGTCGCCAACGCGGAACATACCGATATGTACGCGGCGATCGACGCATTGACCGACAAGCTGGATAAACAACTCAAAAAGCATAAGGAAAAGACCCAGAGCCTCCTCCAGGGCGCGACCGGTCGTTAA
- a CDS encoding RNA polymerase factor sigma-54, whose protein sequence is MKPSLVLRMGQQLTMTPQLQQAIRLLQLSTLDLQQEIQEALESNPMLERQEEGDDFDNADPLADKAEQQPNADVSEPSYQETAPTVDNLEEGDWNERIPNELPVDTAWEDVYQTSASSLPSNDDDEWDFTTRTSAGESLQSHLLWQLNLAPMSDTDRLIAVTLIDCINNQGYLDETLEEILEAFDPELDIELDEIEAVLHRIQQFEPAGIGARNLGECLLLQLRQLPAKTPWLAEAKRLVTDYIDLLGSRDYSQLMRRMKLKEDELRQVIELVQSLNPRPGSQIESSEAEYVVPDVIVRKDNERWLVELNQESVPRLRVNAQYAGFVRRADTSADNTFMRNQLQEARWFIKSLQSRNETLMKVATQIVEHQRGFLEYGDEAMKPLVLHDIAEAVGMHESTISRVTTQKFMHTPRGIYELKYFFSSHVSTSEGGECSSTAIRAIIKKLVAAENQKKPLSDSKIAGLLEAQGIQVARRTVAKYRESLGIAPSSERKRLM, encoded by the coding sequence ATGAAACCATCGCTAGTCTTGAGAATGGGCCAGCAGCTGACGATGACACCGCAGCTGCAACAGGCCATCCGCCTGCTCCAATTGTCGACCCTGGACCTGCAACAGGAAATCCAGGAGGCCCTGGAGTCCAATCCGATGCTCGAACGCCAGGAAGAAGGCGACGACTTCGATAACGCCGACCCCTTGGCCGACAAAGCCGAACAGCAACCCAACGCCGACGTTTCAGAACCCTCCTATCAGGAAACCGCCCCGACGGTGGATAACCTCGAGGAAGGTGACTGGAACGAGCGCATTCCCAACGAACTGCCCGTCGACACCGCCTGGGAAGACGTCTACCAGACCAGCGCCAGCAGCCTGCCGAGCAACGATGACGACGAGTGGGATTTCACGACCCGTACATCCGCCGGTGAGAGCCTGCAAAGCCACCTGTTGTGGCAACTGAACCTGGCGCCGATGTCCGACACCGATCGCCTGATCGCCGTGACCCTGATCGATTGCATCAACAATCAGGGCTACCTGGACGAAACCCTTGAGGAAATCCTCGAAGCCTTCGATCCGGAACTCGACATCGAACTGGACGAGATCGAAGCCGTCCTGCATCGCATCCAGCAATTCGAACCCGCCGGCATCGGCGCCCGCAACCTGGGTGAATGCCTGCTGCTGCAATTGCGCCAACTCCCTGCCAAGACACCTTGGCTGGCCGAGGCCAAGCGCCTGGTCACCGATTACATCGACCTGCTCGGCAGCCGCGACTACAGCCAGCTGATGCGCCGCATGAAGCTCAAGGAAGATGAACTGCGCCAGGTGATCGAACTGGTTCAGAGCCTCAATCCGCGCCCTGGCTCGCAGATCGAATCCAGCGAAGCCGAGTACGTCGTCCCCGACGTGATCGTGCGCAAGGACAACGAGCGCTGGCTGGTCGAGCTGAACCAGGAATCGGTGCCACGGCTGCGGGTCAACGCCCAATACGCCGGTTTTGTGCGCCGCGCCGACACCAGTGCCGACAACACCTTCATGCGCAATCAGTTGCAAGAGGCCCGCTGGTTCATCAAGAGCCTGCAAAGCCGCAACGAAACCCTGATGAAAGTTGCCACCCAGATCGTCGAGCATCAGCGCGGTTTTCTGGAATACGGCGACGAAGCGATGAAACCGCTGGTGCTGCATGACATCGCCGAAGCGGTGGGCATGCACGAGTCGACGATTTCCCGCGTAACCACACAAAAATTCATGCATACCCCCCGGGGCATATATGAGCTGAAATACTTTTTCTCCAGTCACGTCAGCACCTCCGAAGGCGGTGAATGCTCGTCCACGGCGATCCGCGCGATCATCAAAAAACTGGTTGCCGCGGAAAATCAGAAAAAGCCGTTGAGTGACAGCAAGATCGCTGGTTTACTGGAGGCACAAGGCATTCAGGTGGCTCGCCGCACCGTCGCCAAGTACCGCGAATCCCTCGGGATCGCGCCTTCGAGCGAACGCAAGCGGTTGATGTAG
- the lptB gene encoding LPS export ABC transporter ATP-binding protein, translated as MATLKAQHLAKSYKSRQVVRDVSLSIDSGQIVGLLGPNGAGKTTCFYMIVGLVQADQGRVLIDDLDVSHQPMHGRAKAGIGYLPQEASIFRKLSVADNIMAILETRKELDKADRRKELESLLQEFHISHIRDSLGMSLSGGERRRVEIARALATNPKFILLDEPFAGVDPISVGDIKQIIYHLKAKGIGVLITDHNVRETLDICETAYIVNDGQLIAEGDSATILANDLVKEVYLGHEFRL; from the coding sequence ATGGCAACTCTGAAAGCTCAGCATTTGGCCAAGAGCTACAAGAGCCGTCAGGTCGTGCGCGACGTCAGCCTGTCTATCGACAGCGGTCAGATCGTCGGCCTGCTTGGCCCTAACGGCGCCGGTAAAACCACCTGTTTCTACATGATTGTCGGCCTGGTTCAGGCGGATCAGGGTCGCGTACTGATCGATGATCTGGACGTCAGCCACCAGCCGATGCACGGTCGTGCAAAGGCCGGTATCGGCTATCTTCCGCAAGAAGCGTCGATCTTCCGCAAACTCTCGGTCGCCGACAACATCATGGCGATCCTCGAGACCCGCAAGGAACTCGACAAGGCCGATCGCCGCAAGGAACTGGAAAGCCTGCTGCAGGAATTCCACATCAGCCACATCCGCGACAGCCTCGGCATGAGCCTGTCCGGTGGCGAGCGCCGCCGCGTGGAAATCGCCCGGGCACTGGCCACCAACCCGAAATTCATCCTCCTCGACGAACCGTTCGCCGGCGTGGACCCGATTTCGGTGGGCGACATCAAACAGATCATCTACCACCTCAAGGCCAAGGGCATTGGCGTGCTGATCACCGACCACAACGTCCGTGAGACGCTGGATATCTGCGAAACCGCCTACATCGTCAACGATGGCCAACTGATCGCCGAAGGTGATTCGGCCACCATCCTGGCCAACGACCTCGTGAAAGAAGTCTATCTGGGCCATGAGTTCCGCCTGTAA
- the lptA gene encoding lipopolysaccharide transport periplasmic protein LptA — protein MRLVKTLPILLGLSAALGSVSAWALPNDQQQPIRIQADDAQLDDKNGIATYKGDVIITQGSMIVKGNTVTMTRTPAGDIDVVTSVGNLAYFEQLQTAGDTKPVQGWGVTIQYHASQDRVVLIDRAKVVDKDGNVTQGEKIVYDTNKKLASAGRATGTNVTESRPRIDMVIQPKKKTDEQKAP, from the coding sequence ATGAGGCTCGTTAAAACTCTCCCTATTTTGCTCGGCCTGAGCGCAGCACTGGGAAGCGTGAGCGCCTGGGCTCTGCCGAACGATCAACAGCAGCCGATCCGCATCCAGGCCGACGACGCCCAACTGGACGACAAGAACGGTATTGCCACCTATAAAGGTGACGTGATCATCACCCAAGGTTCGATGATCGTTAAAGGCAATACTGTGACCATGACCCGCACCCCTGCGGGCGACATCGACGTGGTGACTTCGGTGGGCAACCTTGCCTATTTCGAACAACTGCAAACGGCGGGCGACACCAAGCCGGTTCAGGGCTGGGGCGTCACCATCCAGTACCACGCCTCGCAAGATCGCGTCGTGCTGATCGATCGCGCCAAAGTTGTCGATAAGGACGGTAACGTCACCCAAGGCGAGAAAATCGTCTACGACACCAACAAAAAGCTTGCCAGCGCAGGCCGTGCCACGGGCACCAACGTGACCGAGTCGCGTCCGCGTATCGACATGGTTATCCAGCCGAAAAAGAAAACCGACGAGCAAAAGGCCCCGTAA
- the lptC gene encoding LPS export ABC transporter periplasmic protein LptC has protein sequence MLSKKFRNILMFGCIAAIFAAVGYWNISPERFLDKPVATVDESEIDYYAINAHSVQFLPDGKLQYEMTSDKVEHLKATEVTLLTNPDLNLFRGTQFPWHVQSEHGEVNPDGTQVELIDSVRITRFDEKNRKTLITTTRMTVFPQQQYAQTEQPVRIDGAGGVSTGKGMKAYLKESRIHLLSNVRGQYEAR, from the coding sequence ATGCTGAGCAAGAAATTTCGCAACATCCTGATGTTCGGTTGCATCGCAGCGATATTTGCTGCGGTCGGCTACTGGAACATCAGCCCGGAGCGCTTCCTCGACAAGCCTGTGGCAACGGTCGACGAAAGCGAAATCGACTACTACGCGATCAACGCGCACAGCGTCCAGTTCCTGCCGGATGGCAAACTGCAATACGAAATGACGTCCGACAAGGTTGAACACCTGAAGGCGACCGAAGTGACGCTGCTGACCAACCCGGACCTGAACCTGTTCCGCGGCACCCAGTTCCCTTGGCACGTCCAGAGCGAACACGGCGAGGTCAACCCGGACGGCACCCAGGTCGAACTGATCGACTCGGTGCGCATCACGCGTTTCGACGAGAAAAACCGCAAGACCCTGATTACCACCACCCGTATGACCGTGTTCCCGCAACAGCAATATGCGCAGACCGAGCAACCCGTTAGAATCGACGGCGCTGGCGGTGTATCGACTGGCAAGGGAATGAAAGCGTATTTGAAAGAAAGCAGGATACACCTGCTATCGAACGTAAGAGGACAGTATGAGGCTCGTTAA
- a CDS encoding KdsC family phosphatase encodes MSTDLLQRGKQIKLAVFDVDGVLTDGRLYFLEDGSEFKTFNTLDGQGIKMLMAAGVQTAIISGRKTPVVERRAKNLGIPHLYQGREDKLVVLDELLAQLNLSYEQVAYLGDDLPDLPVIRRVGLGMAVANAASFVREHAHGITQARGGEGAAREFCELILRAQGRLDAANAAYL; translated from the coding sequence ATGAGCACGGACCTGCTGCAACGCGGCAAACAGATCAAACTGGCGGTATTCGACGTTGACGGCGTCCTGACTGACGGACGCCTGTACTTCCTTGAAGACGGCAGCGAATTCAAGACATTCAATACGCTCGACGGCCAGGGCATCAAGATGTTGATGGCAGCGGGCGTGCAGACGGCTATCATCAGCGGCCGCAAGACCCCGGTGGTCGAGCGACGGGCGAAGAACCTCGGTATTCCCCACCTTTATCAGGGCCGTGAAGATAAACTGGTGGTGCTTGACGAGCTTCTCGCACAGCTCAATCTAAGCTATGAACAAGTCGCCTACCTCGGCGACGACCTGCCAGACCTGCCGGTGATCCGCCGCGTCGGCCTGGGCATGGCGGTGGCCAATGCCGCCAGCTTCGTGCGTGAACACGCCCACGGCATCACCCAGGCCCGTGGTGGCGAGGGTGCCGCTCGCGAATTCTGCGAATTGATCCTGCGCGCCCAGGGCCGCCTCGATGCGGCCAACGCCGCGTACCTGTGA
- a CDS encoding KpsF/GutQ family sugar-phosphate isomerase gives MSQSSDLIQSAQRTIRLELEAVEGLLPHIDADFVRACEMILASKGRVVVVGMGKSGHIGNKIAATLASTGTTAFFVHPAEASHGDMGMITRDDIILALSNSGSTNEIVTLLPLIKRLGIKLISVTGNPDSPLAKAAEVNLNVHVEHEACPLNLAPTSSTTAALVMGDALAVALLEARGFTAEDFAFSHPGGALGRRLLLKVENVMHAGQELPQVQRGTLLKDALMEMTRKGLGMTVILEADGKLAGIFTDGDLRRTLDRSIDIHSATIDQVMTAHGKTARAEMLAAEALKIMEDHKINALVVVDSEDRPVGALNMHDLLRAGVM, from the coding sequence ATGAGCCAATCCAGCGACCTGATTCAATCAGCACAACGCACCATCCGCCTCGAACTGGAAGCCGTAGAAGGCTTGCTGCCCCACATCGACGCAGATTTCGTACGCGCTTGCGAGATGATTCTGGCCAGCAAAGGCCGCGTAGTCGTGGTCGGCATGGGCAAATCAGGGCACATCGGCAACAAGATCGCGGCCACCCTGGCCAGCACCGGCACCACGGCGTTTTTCGTGCACCCGGCCGAAGCCAGTCACGGCGACATGGGCATGATCACCCGCGACGACATCATCCTGGCCCTGTCGAACTCCGGCTCCACCAACGAAATCGTGACCCTGCTGCCGCTGATCAAGCGCCTGGGCATCAAACTGATCAGCGTGACCGGCAACCCCGACTCACCGCTGGCCAAGGCCGCCGAGGTCAACCTCAACGTACACGTCGAGCACGAAGCCTGCCCGCTGAACCTGGCGCCGACATCGTCGACCACCGCAGCGCTGGTCATGGGCGACGCCCTGGCCGTTGCGCTGCTGGAAGCCCGCGGCTTTACTGCTGAAGACTTCGCCTTTTCCCACCCGGGTGGCGCGCTGGGCCGACGCCTGCTGTTGAAAGTGGAAAACGTCATGCACGCCGGGCAGGAGCTGCCGCAAGTCCAGCGCGGCACCTTGCTCAAGGACGCGCTGATGGAAATGACCCGCAAGGGTCTGGGCATGACCGTGATCCTGGAAGCCGACGGCAAACTCGCCGGGATCTTCACCGACGGCGATTTGCGCCGCACCCTGGATCGCAGCATCGACATCCACAGCGCGACGATCGACCAGGTCATGACCGCTCACGGCAAGACCGCCCGCGCCGAGATGCTCGCGGCCGAGGCCCTGAAAATCATGGAAGACCATAAAATCAACGCGCTGGTCGTGGTCGATAGCGAAGACCGCCCGGTCGGCGCCTTGAACATGCACGATTTGCTGCGCGCGGGAGTAATGTAA
- a CDS encoding ATP-binding cassette domain-containing protein: MSADNAYAVELKGLTFKRGSRSIFNNVDIRIPRGKVTGIMGPSGCGKTTLLRLMGAQLRPTKGEVWVNGQNLPKLSRSDLFDARKHMGVLFQSGALFTDLDVFENVAFPLRVHTELPEEMIRDIVLLKLQAVGLRGAIDLMPEELSGGMKRRVALARAIALDPQILMYDEPFVGQDPIAMGVLVRLIRLLNDALGITSIVVSHDLAETASIADYIYVVGEGQVLGQGTPEELMNSQEPRIRQFMTGEPDGPVAYHFPATDYRADLLGKR; this comes from the coding sequence ATGAGTGCCGATAACGCCTACGCGGTCGAGCTGAAGGGACTGACCTTCAAGCGCGGTTCGCGCAGCATTTTCAATAACGTCGATATCCGTATTCCACGCGGCAAGGTCACCGGCATCATGGGGCCTTCCGGGTGTGGCAAGACCACATTGCTGCGTTTGATGGGCGCACAGCTGCGTCCCACCAAGGGCGAAGTCTGGGTCAACGGTCAAAACCTGCCGAAGCTGTCGCGCAGCGATTTGTTCGACGCGCGCAAGCACATGGGTGTGCTGTTCCAGAGCGGCGCACTGTTTACCGATCTCGATGTGTTCGAGAACGTCGCCTTTCCGCTTCGCGTTCATACCGAGCTTCCGGAAGAAATGATCCGGGACATCGTCCTGCTCAAGTTACAGGCCGTGGGCCTGCGTGGTGCCATCGACCTGATGCCCGAGGAGCTGTCCGGCGGCATGAAGCGTCGTGTGGCGCTGGCCCGGGCAATTGCTCTCGATCCGCAGATTCTCATGTATGACGAACCCTTCGTCGGTCAGGACCCGATCGCCATGGGCGTCCTGGTGCGCCTGATCCGCCTGCTCAACGACGCGCTGGGCATCACCAGCATCGTGGTCTCCCACGATCTGGCCGAGACAGCGAGCATCGCCGACTACATCTATGTGGTCGGCGAAGGCCAGGTGTTGGGGCAGGGCACGCCCGAGGAGCTGATGAACTCGCAGGAGCCGCGAATTCGCCAATTCATGACCGGCGAACCCGACGGCCCGGTGGCGTACCACTTTCCAGCGACGGATTACCGCGCAGATCTTCTGGGGAAGCGTTGA